Within Amycolatopsis sp. FDAARGOS 1241, the genomic segment CCGTCGCGAGCAGGCCGCCGCGGGCGCCGCCGGACAGCGCGTTCTTCAGCATCACCATCGTGTCGGGTCCGGGAGCCAGGACGATGAGCACCACGATGACGAGATAGCTGCCGTACCCACTCCAAGTCACGGTCTTCCACGCTAACCGCCGCCGCGGCACGAGTCTCGCGGATTTCGGTCACAGCCGTTGGCGGATGTGGCAACCCCGGCGAACCAGCCGCCGCGCTCACACTCCAAGGGGCAAGGGACCCGATCGAAGCCGGAGAGCAGGTGCGGAAGGACCAGCAGTGCCGGCCGCGGCCCGCGTGGTACCCGGTGCTGCCCGAGCTCGTCGCCGTCGCGGACGCGCCGCGGGTCGCCGAACTTGTCGCGCGGAACGCCGCACGGCTGGCGTTCGTTGGCGGAGTCGTGCAGGTCATCTTGTCCTTCGCGCTGCCCCTGGCGACCCTCCTGCTGGTGCTCGTGGGGGCGTGGGAGGTGCGGCCGAAGAAGAAGCCGTCGCGGCTCAAGCGGCGGCTGTCCTCCACGTACCTCGACGAGGTCACCTCGTTCCTCTACGGCACCAAACGCACCGAACTCGAGCACCGCGACTCCGTCGAGATGACCCTCGAAGAGGACGCCCAGGGCGCGCCGCCGCTGGGGGACATCGACCTCGATCGCGGCGTCGTGACCCTGCGCCCCGGGAATCAGGACAAGCGTTCCGAGAGCTGACTGCCAGGTCTCGACCTTTCGAAAGCTGCCACGGATCGAATGCCTTCGAACACGCATTGTTCCCGGCGGTCAATTTACGGTAACGGCTGGCCGTCATCTCTGCGTTCGTCGTGCTTCTCTGTGTGCGGACACCTACGTTCGACGCACGGAATGGTGATCGAAACGAGGTGCTGAGATGAAGCACGACGAGTGGTCGAGACGTCAGTTGTTCCGGCGATCAGTGCTGGTGGGGGCGGCTGTCCTGGGTGGGCCCGTCATCCTTTCCGCGTGCACTTCGACGTCGTCCGGAGACGCGTTGCAAGCGGCTCAGTCCGCCAAGAAGATCAAAATCGGAATCGCGAACGAATCCCCGTACGGCTACACGGACCAAAGTGGAAAAGTCACCGGAGAAGCGCCGGAAGTGGCGCGCGCGGTGTTCAAGAACCTGGGAATCGACACGGTCGAGGCGAGCGCCGTGTCGTTCGACCAGCTGATCCCGGCGCTCAACGCGAAGCAGTACGACGTGGTGGCGGCGGGCATGAACATCACGCCGCAGCGCTGCGGCCAGGCCGCGTTCTCGATCCCGGACTACTCGGCGCTGACGGCCTTGCTGGTCCCGCGGGGCAACCCGCAGCAGGTGCTGAAGTTCGAGGACATCGCGGCGAAGAAGGTCAAGGTCGCCGTGCTGTCCGCGGCCGTCGAGAAGGGCTACGCGACCAGCGCGGGTGTCCCGGAGAGCCAGATCGAGACCCTGGACTCGCAGGACAACATGCTGCGCGCCGTCACCGACGGACGCGTCTACTGCGCGGCGCTCACCGACATCTCGCTCAAGGACGTGCTGAAGAAGAACCCCGGGGCGGCCGCCGAGGTGACCCCCGGGTTCGAGCCGGTCGAGAACGGCAAGCCGGTGATCTCGGCGGGCGGGTTCGTCTTCCGCACCGCCGACACGTCACTGGTCAACGCCTTCAACACGGAGCTGAAGAAGCTGCACGACAGCGGCCAGTGGGTCACGATCGTCACGCCGTTCGGCTTCACGCAGGCGAACCTGCCGAAGCCGGAAGTGACGACCGAGAAGCTCTGCGCCGCCGCGTGACGGGACGGCGGTCATGTCGAACGCGCCGCACATCATTTCGTCGATCCTCGAAGGTCTCAGCATCACGGTCGAGGCGGCCGTCGGCGGGATCATCCTCACCATCGTCCTCTCGCTGATCGCCGGGCTCGCGCTGCTGTCGCCGCGGCGGGTCGTCCGGGGGATCGCGCGGGTGTACGTGGAGGTCTTCCGCGGGACGTCGGAGGCCGTCCAGCTGTTCTGGCTGTACTTCGTGCTGCCGGTGCTGGTCGGGTTCCAGCTGGTGCCGTTGTTCGCCGGCATCCTGGTGCTGGGCCTGAACCACGGCGCGTACGGGGCCGAAGTCGTGCGCGGCGCCGTACGGTCGGTGCCGAAGGCGCAGTTCGAAGGGGCGGTCGCGCTCAACCTGTCGCCGGCCCAGCGGATGGTGCGGGTGCTCCTGCCGCAGGCGTTCGCCGAGATGCTGCCGCCCTTCAACAACCTGTTCATCCAGCTGCTGAAGAGCACCGCGTTGCTGTCGTTCATCTCGGCGGGCGAGATCACCGAACGCGGTGAGCTGCTGCGGCCGGTGTTCGGTGCCGACATCGGCTGGATCTACGGCACGGAGCTGGTGCTCTACCTGCTGCTCGCCATCCTGATCACGACGGGCATGCGAGCGCTGGAGCGGTGGGCGGCGCGGCGGCTGGGCCGGGCGCCCGTGGCGCGCACGGAGCTCGACCTGACGGTGGGCGGCGGAGGTGCCGGGTGAACTGGAGCTGGCAGGCCGCTGCCGACGCGATCCCGTTGCTGCTGAAGGGATTGCTGGTCACGGTCGAGCTCACGCTGCTGGGCTCGGCCCTCGCCTACGCGCTCGGCCTGGTGCTCGCGCTGCTGCGCCGGGCCCGGATACCGGTGCTCTCGCGTCTGGTGTGGCTGTTCATCGAGTTCATCCGCAGCACGCCGCTGCTGATCCAGGTCTTCGTGCTGTACTGGCTGGTGCCGCCGCTCACCGGCTTCAAGATGTCGGCCTTCGTCACCGGTGTAGTGGCGCTGGGCGTGCACTACGCCACCTACACCGCGGAGGTGTACCGGGCGGGGATCGAAGCTGTCCCGAAAGGACAGTGGGAGGCGGCGACGGCGCTGAACCTGCCGCGCTCGCGCGTGTGGACGGCGGTCGTGCTGCCCCAGGCGATCCCGCGGGTGCTGCCGGCGCTGGGCAACTACACGATCTCGATGTTCAAGGAAACGCCGCTGCTGCTGGCCATCGGCGTGCTCGACGTGCTCAACCGCGCCAAGGAGGTCGGTGCGGAGACGTTCCGCGTAGTCGAGCCCTACACCCTGGCCGGGGTGCTGTTCCTGCTGGTGAGCCTGCCCGCTTCAGTGCTGGTCCGACGATGGGAGCGCCGTGCCGAACGAGCCTGACGCGATGATCCGGTTCTCGGGTGTGGTCAAGAAGTTCGGTGACCACGTCGTGCTCGACGAGCTTGATTTCGTCGTGGCACCAGGGGAGTTCGTCTCGCTGATCGGCCCCAGCGGCTCCGGCAAGACGACGATCCTGCGGTTGCTGATGACGCTGGAGCGGGTCAACGGCGGCACGATCGACGTCGGCGGCGAGTGCCTGACCCACGTGCGCCGCGGCGATCGCCTGGTGCCGGCGGACGAGAAGCACCTGCGCGCGATGCGGCGCCGGATCGGCATGGTGTTCCAGCAGTTCAACCTGTTCCCCAACATGAACGTGCTGCGCAACATCACCGAGGCACCCGTGCGCGCCCTCGGCGTGCCGCCGGCCGAGGCCGAGCAGCGGGCGCGTGAGCTGCTCGGCCTCGTCGGCCTGGAGGACAGGGCCGAGGCGCACCCGATGCGGCTGTCGGGCGGGCAGCAGCAGCGGGTCGCGATCGCCCGGGCGCTGGCGATGCGGCCGGACGTGCTGTTGCTCGACGAGGTGACCTCGGCCCTCGACCCAGAGCTCGTCGCCGACGTCCTGCGCGTGCTGCGGGACATCGCGACGACCACGGACATCACGATCCTGTGCGTGACCCACGAGATGCAGTTCGCGCAGGACGTCTCGGACCGGGTGATGATGTTCGACCACGGCCGGGTGCTGGAGGACGCGCCGCCCGAGAAGCTCTTCACCGCGCCTTCCCACCAGCGCACCAAGGAGTTCCTGCGAGCTGTGATCGAGCGCCGCTAACCCAGGATCTCCGCGGTGGACGTGACGGTGGCGAACTCGTCGTGCAGGTTCGCCGCCGTCACGCGGGTGAGCTCGTCGGCCGTGATCGTGGTGCCGTCCCGGGCGGTCAGATCGAACGTGAACGTCGCGTCGAGGGCGAACGTGACGTCGTAGCCGAGGTTCGCGCCCATGCGGGCGGTGGTCTCGCAGCATAAGTTGGTCTGGATGCCGGCGAGGACGAAGTCGCCGATGCCGTGGCGCTTGAGCCACGCGTCGAGGTCGACGTCGCCGAGGTCGACCTCGCCGAGGAACGCCGAGTTCACCTCCTTGCCGAACACCAGGTCGGGGCGGGCGCCATCGAGTTCGGGCGCGAAGTCGTGGCCGGGTTGCCCGGGGCGCAGCGGGGAATCTGGCTTCACGGAGTCGTGGTGCACGAGGACAACGTGGTCGCGGCGCCGCTGCCACGCGTCGAGCAGGGCTTTGATGTTGGCTTCCGCGGCCGGGTTGTTGCGCGGGCCCCAGAACCGCGCGTCGGAGAAGCCGCGCTGGACGTCGATGAGCAGGAGTGCGGTCATGCCTCGAGTTTCGGGCGCCGGTGGCGTCGAGGGGAGTGGCAGAAGGTGCGCGATCCGGTACTTTTCTGCCATGCGGACGATCGGGGTGCTGCTCCTGCCGGGTACGCGGATGTTCGATCTGGCCGTGGTCGCGGAGGTCTGGGCCCAGGACCGCACGGACAGCGGGATCGGCCCGTTCACCGTGCGGCGCGGGCCGGCGACCGACGCCGGTGTCGCCGTTCGGTGACGTCACGCCGACGCACGGGATCGCCGGGCTGGCCGGTTGCGACCTCGTGCTCGCTCCGGGCCGCGACGACCCGCTGGCCCCGGTGCCGTCGGCGGCACGCGCGGCGTTGCGGCGGGCGCACCGCTCGGGTGCCACGGTTGCGGGCCTGTGCTCGGGCGCGTTCACGTTCGCCGCGGCGGGCCTGCTCGACGGCCGGCCCGCGACCACCCTCTGGCGCGACTTCGACGCTCTTTCCGCCGCCGCACCGCGGGCTTCGCTGCGGCGGGACGTGCTCCACACCGAGGCCGGCGGCGTGCTGACCTCCGCCGGGGTCGTCGGCGGCCTCGACCTGTGCCTGCACCTCGTGCGCCGCGACCACGGCGCCGACGTCGCCGCGAAACTGGCGCGGCGGCTCGTGATGCCGTCCGCGCGCGAAGGCGGCCAGCCGCAGTACGTCGACAACTCGGTGCCCGGGGCACCCGCCCGGCCCGGGCTTTCGTCCACTTTGGACTGGGCGGTGGCGCGGCTGGGCGAGGACATCGGGGTGGCGGATCTGGTGGTGCACGCGGGGATGAGCGAGCGGACGTGCCACCGCGAGTTCGCGGCCGTCACCGGGGTGACGCCGGGTCGGTGACTGCGCGCGCAACGCGTGCGTTACGCGCAGCAACTGCTGGAGACCACGGAGCTGTCGGTGGAGCGCGTCGCGCAGCGGTCGGGCCTGGGCACGGCGGCGAACCTGCGCCGCCGGCTGCGCGCGGAGCTCGGCGTCGGGCCCGCTTCGTGCCGGCGCACGTTCCGTTCCGCGCCGAGCGGGGTTACGGTCGGGGCATGGGCGAGTACGAGCACCTCCTCGTGAAACGCGACGGCGACACGATCACCATCACGATGAACCGCGCGGCGCGGCGCAACTCGCTGTCCGCCGAGCACCTGACCGAGCTGCTCGCGGCCTTCCGCGAGGCCGGCAGCACCGACGCGACGGGCATCGTCCTCGCCGGCGCCGGCCCGGTCTTCTCCGCCGGCCACGACTTCGGTGACGTGGCTTCGCGGGACCTGATGGGCGTGCGGTCGCTGCTGACGCTGTGCACGGATCTGATGCGGACCGTGCAGTCGGTGCCGCAGGTGGTCGTCGCGCGCGTGCACGGCCTGGCCACCGCGGCGGGCTGCCAGCTGGTGGCGTCGTGCGACCTCGCCGTCGCGGCGTCGTCGGCGGGTTTCGCCCTCCCCGGCGGCAAGGGCGGGTGGTTCTGCCACACCCCGGCCGTTCCGGTGGCGCGGTCCATCGGGCGCAAGCGCTTGATGGAGATGGCGCTGACAGGTGACGTCGTGCCCGCTGAGGTCGCGCTGGACTGGGGCCTGGTCAACTACGTCGTCCCCGACGACGAGCTGGACTCCGCCGTGGCCGACCTCCTGGCCCGCGCCACGCGCGGCAGCCGCGCCGGCAAGACGATGGGCAAGCTCACCCTCTACGCCCAGCTCGACCGGCCCGAGGCCGACGCCTACGCGATCGCCCTCGAGGTCATGGCGTCCGCGTCGCAGCTGCCCGGCGCGCGCGAAGGGATGGCGGCGTTCCTGGAGAAGCGCAAGCCCGAGTGGCCGGACTGACCCCGTCAGCGCCCGATCCACCGCACTACTGAGGGAGGCAAGGGAAGAATTTCGGGGTGCTCCGTCGGGTATGGCTCGCTCGAGATGCGCGTTGAAGACCCGGGATCCCCGTCGTCGTCGGGAAGAACCGGACACCTTGACTCGGTTCGGGGTCGATGCTTGGTAGAGGTAGACGGGTAGCTCGCCGCTGTCCGAGGAGCAGGAAATCGAGATTTTTCTCGATCCCTTCAGCGTGTGGGTCAGAGCTTGGCCAACGACCTTGCGGGTTCGGTCGCGCTCCAGCACACACGCGAAGTCGTAGCTACCTCGATCAGCCTCCCGGTAGCTCTAGCTGTGATGTCCGGGGACGTTGTCCCGGGTTGAATGGGTGACGGCCTGTCGCGCAGGCAGGTGAAGGCCTCCGGCTGTGAAGTGGAGCTGTGCAGGAACCGCTTCATCGACCGGAGGCCCCTAACGCCACCCTGACCCCGCGAACCCGGCTACGGCTGGCTCGCCTGGTCGTCGAGCAGAGCTGGACCTGCGCGGCGGCGGCGAAGATGTTCATGGTCGCTGCCAAGACCGCCGCGAAGCGGGCTGAGCGGTACCGGCACGAAGGCGAAGCCGGGATGATCGATCGCAGCTCGCGTCCGCACCACAGCCCGGCCCGCACCCCCGGCCCGGCGGTGCGGGCGATCGGACCCGCCCCTACGGACCCCAGACCAACGGAACCTCGGACGCTTCCACCGCACCCTGGGCGAAGGCTGTTCCTACGCCCGCGTCTACCCGAGCGAACAGCAGCGCCGAGCAGCACTACCCGACTGGCGCCACTTCTACAATCACCACCGAGCCCACAGCGCCATCGGAGGCCACCCACCGATCACCCGACTGACCAACCTCCCCGGACACCACACCTAGAGGTCCGATTTGACAGCTCGTTGGCCAGTCGAGGAAGCAATCGGAGACGAATCCGTGCTCAGGGGACTCGGCCATCGACGTCGTACGCCCGTCAGCCGCGTTCGTGCAGCAGCAAGAGCGTGTACGCGGCGATCGACTGCGCGTCCGTGATGCCGCCGGTGGAGATCATCTTCTCGACCTCCGCGCGGGTGAACCACGCCGTCGTCATGTCCTGCTCTTCGAGCTCGCGCTCGGGCTCGCCTTCGGTGAGGTCCGTGGCGAGGTAGACGTGGCCACGCTGGCTGGACATGCCCGGTGCGACCTCGAGCAGCCCGATCTCGGTGACGGTGCCCGCGCGCAGGCCCGTTTCCTCACGCAGCTCGCGGCGCGCGAGCTCGGCCGGCGGCGTCTCGGCGAGGTCGGGCGCCGTGCCCTGCGGGAACTCCCAGCGGCGTTCCCCGACGGGGTAGCGGAACTGGTCGACCAGCTGCACGCGGTCGCCGTCGAGCGGGATGACGAGGGCGTAGGCCGGTTTGTCGACCACACCGTAGATGCCTTCGCTGCCGTCGGGCCGGCGGATGGCGTCCTCCCGCACCGTCATCCAGTTGTTCCGGTACACCTCGCGGGTCGCGACACGCTGAATGGGGTCCACTCGCCCAGTATCGCCGAGCCTGTCCTACCCTCGGCGGGTGCGTCTCGTGATCGCTCGCTGCCAGGTCGACTACGCCGGCCGCCTCACCGCCCACCTGCCGATGGCCACGCGCCTGCTGCTCGTCAAGTCGGACGGCTCCGTCTCGGTGCACTCCGACGACCGCGCGTACAAGCCGCTGAACTGGATGAGCCCGCCCTGCTGGCTCATCGAGGACGGCAAGCTGTGGATCGTCGAGAACAAGCAGGGCGAGAAGCTCGTGATCTCGATCGAAGAGATCTACCACGACCACGAGCAGGAACTGGGCGCCGAACCGGGCCTGCAGAAGGACGGCGTGGAAGCCCACCTGCAGGAGCTGCTCGCCGAGCACATCAAGACCCTCGGCGACGGCTACACCCTGGTGCGCCGCGAGTTCCCCACCGCGATCGGCCCGGTCGACATCATGGCCCGCGACGGGGAAGGCCAGTCGGTCGCCGTGGAGATCAAGCGCCGCGGCGAGATCGACGGCGTGGAACAGCTGACGCGCTACCTCGAACTGCTCAACCGCGACCCGCTGCTGGCCCCGGTGTCCGGTGTGTTCGCCGCGCAGATCATCAAGCCGCAGGCCCGCACCCTCGCGGAGGACCGCGGCATCCGCTGCCTGACCCTCGACTACGACGCCCTGCGCGGCATCGAATCGGACGAGTTCCGGTTGTTCTGAACCAGTCCGGGTGCCGTCAAGGGTTCCCGAGTCCGCGTTCCTGCCCGACCGGCCCCACGCCGGCGGCGGGAACCGGGCGGAACCACCGGCCCCGGCCGCACGGTTGAACGGCGGAAACGCCCGCAATTCCGTGTCCCGCTGGGTGAAGCGAGTTGATTGATCATTCAGCTACCTCCTGGTACATGAAGAAGTGATCTCCTCGCACCCCAGTGGAAGGTGAACGAAACGATGAGAAAAGGCCTGTACCTCGCCGGTGCCGTCACCGGGCTCGCGATGGTCGCGAGCGCCGCGCCTGCGCTCGCCGACACGGCGGACGTGGTTTTTTACTCCGGAGCGGGGCTCAGCGGTGTGCGCGAGGTGCCTGAGACGGGCACCCACGACGAATGCCTGCCGACTGCGCAGCGCAACACCTCCGCGGTCAACTACTCCGCAAACAGCATCCTGCTGTACTCCGGCCCGAACTGCACTGGCAGTGAGTTCGCGCTCGGCTCGCTGCACCAGGCGAACACCGTCTACGGCGGGTTCGTGAGCTACCGGGTCGTCCAGGCCTTCTGACGCGCACCGGCGCCGCGGACCGGAAGTGGTCCGGTCCGCGGTGAACCGGAAACGAATCGCAGCACAAAAGTGCGACGAATTCATTTCGAGCTGCGCCGTTCGAGTGAGCTCAAGAACCGTTGATGAGATCTGTGTCACACTCGTTCCGAGGGGTTTCACGCCGTTTGCCGAGGCGTCCTGGGGCGATGGATTTCCAGCACTGTCAACGGATTTCGCGCTGCGTCGAAATCCCTCCGGTAATCACGACGAGGAGGGAACGATGCGTTATCGACCCATTGGTACCGACCCCGCCGACCCGCGGCTCGGCCGGTTCGTCCCCGACGACTGGCAGCACCTCGAGCGGTATCCGCTCACCGCGCTCGCCACGAAGGAAAGACCCGTGCGGACGCCGGTCGTCATCGGCGTCAACTGGTACCGAGAGTTCGACGACCCGGAACCCGACGGGAAGTCCGGGGAGATGTTCATCGCCAAGGGTGGTTCGGTCACGACCGTCCGGGGTGGACACTGCGTGTGCCTCGAACCCGGCGGCACGCCGGACACCGACCAGTCGTACAACTTCTACAACCAGGGCGCGGAGGGCGCGTGCGTCGGCTTCGGCTGGTCGCGCTGCATGACGCTGTTCAACGGCGACGACTACGCGGCCCGCTGGCTGTGGGACGCCGCGAAGAAGCGCGACGAGTGGGCCGAGACCAATCCCGGTGACGAGAACGGCACGTCGGTCCGCGCCGCCGCCGAGGTGCTCAGGGAACTCGGTCACGTCGAGTGGCAGGACGAGTACTCCGACGACGACTGGCGGCGACGCGAGTCCTACACGCCCGACGTGAAGCAGGGCATCCGCGCCTTCCGCTGGGCCCGCACGGTCGACGAGGTCCACGCCGCCCTCGGCAACCACCGCGCGGACGAGCTCGGCGCCGTCCCGTTGCTGAACTCCTGGGGCGCGAACTACCCGCACCGCGTGTGGCTTCCCGACGAGGTCCTCGATCGGCTCATCCGGGAGGAGGGCGAGATCGCCGTGCCCACCGATCGCTGAGCGGGGCGCAGGGCTTCGTTTCCCCAGTTCAGGCTGGGGAGACGAAGCCCTCTCAGGGGAAAGTTCGTGTCGGCGTGCCACCGCCAAATCTATGCAGTACTGTCCGGATCTGACAGGACGCTGGTGTTTCCTGTGGGAAAATGTTTGATTCGGAGGTGGCTCGGGTGCAGGTCCTTGCCGACGCGAACCTGCGGCTCGACGCGAGTCCTATCGACTACATCGAGCTGGCGTTCTACTTCGTGCTGGTGCTCGGCATCGGCTATCTGGCCCGCAGGCAGGTGTCGAGCAGCCTCGACTTCTTCCTCTCCGGGCGCTCGCTCCCGGCGTGGGTGACCGGGCTCGCGTTCATCTCGGCCAACCTCGGCGCCATCGAGGTCATGGGCATGTCGGCCAACGGGGCCGAGTACGGCCTGCCGACCGCCCACTACTTCTGGATCGGCGCGATCCCCGCGATGCTGTTCCTCGGCGTCGTGATGATGCCCTTCTACTACGGCTCCAAGGTCCGCAGCGTGCCGGAGTTCATGCTCCGCCGGTTCGGCCCCGCCGCGCACTGGGTCAACGGCGCCAGTTTCGCGCTCGCGCAGATCCTGATCGCCGGCGCGAACCTGTACCTGCTGGCCAGCGTCGTGAACCTGCTGCTGGGCTGGCCGATCTGGGTCTCGATCATCGTCGCGGCCGTCATCGTCCTCACCTACACCGCGCTCGGCGGCCTGTCGGCGGCCATCTACAACGAGGTGCTGCAGTTCTTCGTCATCCTCGCCGCGCTGATCCCGCTCACGATCGTCGGCCTGTACAAGGTCGGCGGCTGGAACGGCCTGATCGAGAAGGTGACCAACAGCCCGGGCGGCGCCGCGCAGACCCACTCGTGGCCGGGCAACCAGCTGACCGGGTTCGGCAGCAACTTCCTGTCGGTCCTCGGCCTGGTCTTCGGTCTCGGGTTCGTGCTCTCGTTCGGTTACTGGACCACGAACTTCGTGGAGGTCCAGCGCGCCATGGCGTCGAAGAGCATGTCGGCCGCCCGCCGCACGCCGATCATCGGCTCGTTCCCGAAGATGTTCATCCCGTTCGTCGTGATCATCCCCGGCATGGTCGCCGCGGTGACCGTCACCGAACTGCAGGGCGCGAACAAGCAGGCGCTGCTGGACGGGCACGCCGCGCCCAGCGGGGCGACCTTCAACAACGCCCTGCTGCTGCTCATGCGCGACGTGCTGCCCAACGGCATCCTCGGCGTCGCCATCGCGGGCCTGCTCGCCTCGTTCATGGCCGGCATGGCGGCGAACCTGAGCTCGTTCAACACCGTGTTCACCTACGACATCTTCCAGACGTACCTGGTGAAGAACCGGCCCGACAAGTTCTACCTGAGCACGGGCCGCGTCGTGACCATGGTTGCGACGGTGCTGGCGATCTTCACCGCGTTCATCGCTTCGACGTACTCGAACCTGATGGACTACCTGCAGACGCTGTTCTCCTTCTTCAACGCGCCGCTGTTCGCCACGTTCATCCTCGGCATGTTCTGGAAGCGGATGACGAAGGCGGCGGGCTGGTCCGGCCTGGTGTTCGGTACCGCGGCGGCCGTCGTGATCTTCGTGCTCAGCAAGGTCGG encodes:
- the ehuD gene encoding ectoine/hydroxyectoine ABC transporter permease subunit EhuD codes for the protein MNWSWQAAADAIPLLLKGLLVTVELTLLGSALAYALGLVLALLRRARIPVLSRLVWLFIEFIRSTPLLIQVFVLYWLVPPLTGFKMSAFVTGVVALGVHYATYTAEVYRAGIEAVPKGQWEAATALNLPRSRVWTAVVLPQAIPRVLPALGNYTISMFKETPLLLAIGVLDVLNRAKEVGAETFRVVEPYTLAGVLFLLVSLPASVLVRRWERRAERA
- a CDS encoding enoyl-CoA hydratase-related protein → MGEYEHLLVKRDGDTITITMNRAARRNSLSAEHLTELLAAFREAGSTDATGIVLAGAGPVFSAGHDFGDVASRDLMGVRSLLTLCTDLMRTVQSVPQVVVARVHGLATAAGCQLVASCDLAVAASSAGFALPGGKGGWFCHTPAVPVARSIGRKRLMEMALTGDVVPAEVALDWGLVNYVVPDDELDSAVADLLARATRGSRAGKTMGKLTLYAQLDRPEADAYAIALEVMASASQLPGAREGMAAFLEKRKPEWPD
- the ehuA gene encoding ectoine/hydroxyectoine ABC transporter ATP-binding protein EhuA; translation: MIRFSGVVKKFGDHVVLDELDFVVAPGEFVSLIGPSGSGKTTILRLLMTLERVNGGTIDVGGECLTHVRRGDRLVPADEKHLRAMRRRIGMVFQQFNLFPNMNVLRNITEAPVRALGVPPAEAEQRARELLGLVGLEDRAEAHPMRLSGGQQQRVAIARALAMRPDVLLLDEVTSALDPELVADVLRVLRDIATTTDITILCVTHEMQFAQDVSDRVMMFDHGRVLEDAPPEKLFTAPSHQRTKEFLRAVIERR
- a CDS encoding DUF6191 domain-containing protein codes for the protein MRKDQQCRPRPAWYPVLPELVAVADAPRVAELVARNAARLAFVGGVVQVILSFALPLATLLLVLVGAWEVRPKKKPSRLKRRLSSTYLDEVTSFLYGTKRTELEHRDSVEMTLEEDAQGAPPLGDIDLDRGVVTLRPGNQDKRSES
- a CDS encoding cysteine hydrolase family protein → MTALLLIDVQRGFSDARFWGPRNNPAAEANIKALLDAWQRRRDHVVLVHHDSVKPDSPLRPGQPGHDFAPELDGARPDLVFGKEVNSAFLGEVDLGDVDLDAWLKRHGIGDFVLAGIQTNLCCETTARMGANLGYDVTFALDATFTFDLTARDGTTITADELTRVTAANLHDEFATVTSTAEILG
- the ehuB gene encoding ectoine/hydroxyectoine ABC transporter substrate-binding protein EhuB; translated protein: MKHDEWSRRQLFRRSVLVGAAVLGGPVILSACTSTSSGDALQAAQSAKKIKIGIANESPYGYTDQSGKVTGEAPEVARAVFKNLGIDTVEASAVSFDQLIPALNAKQYDVVAAGMNITPQRCGQAAFSIPDYSALTALLVPRGNPQQVLKFEDIAAKKVKVAVLSAAVEKGYATSAGVPESQIETLDSQDNMLRAVTDGRVYCAALTDISLKDVLKKNPGAAAEVTPGFEPVENGKPVISAGGFVFRTADTSLVNAFNTELKKLHDSGQWVTIVTPFGFTQANLPKPEVTTEKLCAAA
- the ehuC gene encoding ectoine/hydroxyectoine ABC transporter permease subunit EhuC — translated: MSNAPHIISSILEGLSITVEAAVGGIILTIVLSLIAGLALLSPRRVVRGIARVYVEVFRGTSEAVQLFWLYFVLPVLVGFQLVPLFAGILVLGLNHGAYGAEVVRGAVRSVPKAQFEGAVALNLSPAQRMVRVLLPQAFAEMLPPFNNLFIQLLKSTALLSFISAGEITERGELLRPVFGADIGWIYGTELVLYLLLAILITTGMRALERWAARRLGRAPVARTELDLTVGGGGAG
- a CDS encoding NUDIX hydrolase, with protein sequence MDPIQRVATREVYRNNWMTVREDAIRRPDGSEGIYGVVDKPAYALVIPLDGDRVQLVDQFRYPVGERRWEFPQGTAPDLAETPPAELARRELREETGLRAGTVTEIGLLEVAPGMSSQRGHVYLATDLTEGEPERELEEQDMTTAWFTRAEVEKMISTGGITDAQSIAAYTLLLLHERG
- a CDS encoding sodium:solute symporter family protein, with protein sequence MQVLADANLRLDASPIDYIELAFYFVLVLGIGYLARRQVSSSLDFFLSGRSLPAWVTGLAFISANLGAIEVMGMSANGAEYGLPTAHYFWIGAIPAMLFLGVVMMPFYYGSKVRSVPEFMLRRFGPAAHWVNGASFALAQILIAGANLYLLASVVNLLLGWPIWVSIIVAAVIVLTYTALGGLSAAIYNEVLQFFVILAALIPLTIVGLYKVGGWNGLIEKVTNSPGGAAQTHSWPGNQLTGFGSNFLSVLGLVFGLGFVLSFGYWTTNFVEVQRAMASKSMSAARRTPIIGSFPKMFIPFVVIIPGMVAAVTVTELQGANKQALLDGHAAPSGATFNNALLLLMRDVLPNGILGVAIAGLLASFMAGMAANLSSFNTVFTYDIFQTYLVKNRPDKFYLSTGRVVTMVATVLAIFTAFIASTYSNLMDYLQTLFSFFNAPLFATFILGMFWKRMTKAAGWSGLVFGTAAAVVIFVLSKVGTFTLPGQGVSFVAAIAAFVVDIAVSVGVTYLTKPKPDAELVGLVYSLTPRESLKHETTGEDAGWYRKPVLLAGIAAVITIVLNFAF
- the nucS gene encoding endonuclease NucS; protein product: MRLVIARCQVDYAGRLTAHLPMATRLLLVKSDGSVSVHSDDRAYKPLNWMSPPCWLIEDGKLWIVENKQGEKLVISIEEIYHDHEQELGAEPGLQKDGVEAHLQELLAEHIKTLGDGYTLVRREFPTAIGPVDIMARDGEGQSVAVEIKRRGEIDGVEQLTRYLELLNRDPLLAPVSGVFAAQIIKPQARTLAEDRGIRCLTLDYDALRGIESDEFRLF